The proteins below are encoded in one region of Rhizobium sp. ZPR4:
- a CDS encoding McrC family protein translates to MVYPNPGRTLTIHEFDMLVGEDAAQSGQNAAAVVPNHVFQWLQEQCLAQTEGKEARWARLAQRGGRLLVQVTNYVGVIRAPGGVQIEVLPKVGRAGGADESWARRLLIRMLSCLGPFRHIRTARAELTATRMSLLEVFVAEFLDAVSAVIKRGLRGAYVTRQSNLLFLRGKLMMSDHLRHNLVRADAFFTEHDDFSTDRPENRLIHAALNEVIAQSVSLENQRRARELRFVFSDVPPTGDVTGDLRKLQPDRSMIHYGEALAWAELILTGFSPLTGVGNRSASSLLFPMETLFEAYVAKHLEHTIDPALRLKVHPATHYLVEYEAEQWFRLEPDLVVRKDGRNIVVLDTKWKLLDVIETMRKERYNLSQGDFYQLHAYGHTYLGGEGDVVLVYPKTEAFRRPLEPFIFPSAQNLRLWVLPFCLDTGTLVCPANQPDRPSFPMILQVHRHAASISEPPYPHVFPNPIAPSRS, encoded by the coding sequence ATGGTCTATCCGAACCCCGGTCGCACGCTCACGATTCACGAATTCGACATGCTCGTCGGAGAGGACGCGGCGCAGTCAGGGCAGAACGCAGCCGCGGTTGTTCCAAACCATGTTTTCCAATGGCTTCAAGAACAATGCCTGGCCCAGACGGAGGGTAAGGAAGCAAGGTGGGCACGGCTGGCGCAGCGCGGCGGCCGACTACTCGTGCAGGTCACAAACTATGTTGGCGTGATCCGCGCGCCGGGCGGCGTGCAGATCGAGGTCTTGCCGAAGGTCGGCCGCGCTGGTGGTGCCGACGAAAGTTGGGCACGGCGCCTGCTTATCCGTATGCTCTCCTGCCTCGGTCCGTTTCGGCATATCAGGACCGCCCGCGCCGAGCTCACCGCGACCAGAATGTCGCTGCTCGAGGTTTTCGTGGCTGAATTCCTCGATGCGGTTTCCGCCGTCATCAAACGCGGACTCCGGGGAGCCTATGTAACACGCCAAAGCAATCTTCTATTTCTGCGGGGCAAGCTCATGATGTCTGATCACCTCCGACACAACCTTGTTCGCGCAGACGCCTTTTTCACGGAACATGACGACTTCTCAACCGATCGCCCTGAGAACCGGCTAATCCACGCAGCGTTGAATGAAGTGATCGCTCAGTCGGTTTCGCTTGAAAATCAGCGACGGGCGCGGGAACTGCGCTTCGTCTTTTCCGATGTCCCTCCAACTGGCGACGTCACCGGGGATCTCAGGAAGCTGCAGCCGGACCGGAGCATGATCCACTATGGCGAGGCACTTGCCTGGGCCGAGCTGATCCTGACCGGCTTCTCTCCTTTGACGGGCGTCGGCAACAGGTCAGCGTCATCACTGCTCTTTCCCATGGAAACGCTTTTTGAGGCCTATGTCGCCAAACACCTCGAACATACGATCGATCCCGCCTTGCGGCTGAAGGTTCACCCGGCGACCCATTATCTCGTCGAGTACGAGGCGGAGCAATGGTTCCGGCTGGAGCCGGATCTTGTCGTGCGGAAGGACGGCCGAAACATTGTGGTGCTTGACACCAAATGGAAGCTGCTCGACGTTATCGAAACAATGCGGAAAGAGAGGTACAATCTTTCGCAAGGCGATTTCTACCAGCTCCACGCTTATGGTCACACTTACCTGGGAGGGGAGGGCGACGTGGTGCTCGTCTATCCAAAGACAGAGGCGTTCCGTCGCCCACTCGAGCCTTTCATCTTCCCGAGCGCACAAAACCTTCGGCTTTGGGTGTTGCCGTTCTGCCTCGATACCGGGACACTGGTATGTCCTGCTAACCAGCCCGATAGGCCTTCCTTTCCGATGATCCTGCAAGTGCATCGCCACGCTGCCTCTATTTCAGAGCCCCCTTACCCCCACGTTTTTCCCAATCCCATCGCACCGTCTCGATCTTGA